tgatgatgatggtgatgaggaagataatagtgatgatgatgatggtgatggtgatgaggaagataatagtgatgatgatgatggtgatgaggaagataatagtgatgatgatgatggtgatggtgatgaggaagataatagtgatgatgatgatgatggtgaggaagataatagtgatgatgatgatgatggtggtgatgaggaagataatagtgatgatgatgatggtgatgaggaagataatgaggaagataatagtgatgatgatgatggtgatgaggaagataatagtgatgatgatgatggtgatgaggaagataatagtgatgatgatgatggtgatggtgatgaggaagataatagtgatgatgatgatgatggtgaggaagataatagtgatgatgatgatgatggtggtgatgaggaagataatagtgatgatgatgatggtgatgaggaagataatagtgatgatgatgatggtgatggtgatgaggaagataatagtgatgatgatgatggtgatgaggaagataatagtgatgatgatgatggtgatgaggaagataatagtgatgatgatgatggtgatggtgatgaggaagataatagtgatgatgatggttatggttatgatgaggatgaggaagatgataaggatgatggtgatgatgatgatggtggtggtgatgaggatgatgatgatgataatgaggatggtgatgatgatgatcgtggtggtgatgaggatgatgatgaggatggtgatgatgatgatggtggtggtgatgaggatgatgatgatgataatgaggatggtaatgatgatgatgattaaaagtcagatgatgatgatggtgatgaggatagtgatgatgatggtggtggtgatgaggaagataatagtgatgatgatgatggtgatgaggaagataatagtgatgatgatgatggtgatgaggaagataatagtgatgatgatgatggtgatggtgatgaggaagataatagtgatgatgatgatggtgatgaggaagataatagtgatgatgatgatggtgatggtgatgaggaagataatagtgatgatgatgatgatggtgaggaagataatagtgatgatgatgatgatggtggtgatgaggaagataatagtgatgatgatgatggtgatgaggaagataatagtgatgatgatgatggtgatggtgatgaggaagataatagtgatgatgatgatggtgatgaggaagataatagtgatgatgatgatggtgatgaggaagataatagtgatgatgatgatggtgatggtgatgaggaagataatagtgatgatgatgatggtgatgaggaagataatagtgatgatgatgatggtgatggtgatggtgatgaggaagataatagtgatgatgatggttatggttatgatgaggatgaggaagatgataaggatgatggtgatgatgatgatggtggtggtgatgaggatgatgatgatgataatgaggatggtgatgatgatgatcgtggtggtgatgaggatgatgatgaggatggtgatgatgatgatggtggtggtgatgaggatgatgatgatgataatgaggatggtaatgatgatgatgattaaaagtcagatgatgatgatggtgatgaggatagtgatgatgatggtggtggtgatgaggatgataatgaggatggtgacgatgatgatggtggtgatgatgatggtggtggtggtgatgaggatgatgatgatgataatgaggatggtgatgatgatgatgatggtgatgatgatgaggatggtgatgatgatgaggatgatgattaAAAgtcggatgatgatgatgaggatgatgatgttaatgaggatgatgataagataagataatcctttattagtcccccacagggggatgatgatgatggtgatgaggaagataatagtgatgatgatgatgatgatgatggtgatgagaaagataatagtgatgatgatgatgatgatggtgatgagaaagataatagtgatgatgatgatggtgatgagaaagataatagtgatgatgatgatggtgatgaggaagataatagtgatgatgatgatggtggtggtgatgagaaagataatagtgatgatgatgatggtgatgaggaagataatagtgatgatgatgatgatggtggtgatgaggaagataatagtgatgatgatgatgatgatggtgatgaggaagataatagtgatgatgatgatggttatggtcatgatgaggatgaggaagatgataaggatgatggtgatgatgatgatggtggtggtgatgaggatgatgatgatgataatgaggatggtgatgatgatgatgaggaggatgatgatgatgaggaggatgatgatgatggtgatgaggaggatgatgatgatgtggaggatgatgatgatgatgatgatggcctgCATTGTCCTTCCTCCTGTCAGTCAAGCTGTGGGGGAAGATCAGTGAGAGCCTGGGTAAAATCTGCTGTGTCCACCCGCACATCGAGCGCTTCACCTTCGTCGGTAAGAACACCTGAACAgaatggagcagcagacagttCCTAAACTGAGCAGACTGaaggttctctgtgtgtgtgtgtgtcctcagatgAAAATGCTAACCTGGGCACTGCGATGCGGTACGAGGAGATTGGTGAGTGCCCCCCCTGTCTGTGCcgtccctcctcttcctcctgatcCGGTAAACGTGACGTTTACTGAGGactgtctctctcctcccgcCTGTTTGTCGTCTGTAGAGTTGCGCATCTTGCTCCTGTGTGGCAGTGATCTCCTGGAGTCTTTCTGCATCCCTGGCCTGTGGAAGGACAGTGATGTAAGCACGCCGTAACCCCACCCACTCACATGTAGCCCCACCCCGTCTACATGTAACCCTGCCCAGTCTGTCCCATCCTTCCCTGTTGAAGTTGAGAACTAAAAGTTGCAGCTAACTTTTCCTTGGTGGGTGGAGTTCCTGCTGTGATCAGAGTGGATGATTCATCCACCGGTTTTTATACACGTTCTAATTTGTgcataaaaacatcacaaaaaagtgtttgtgGGAAACAGAAGCTCCTTCATCCTTCGTCCTGGTAACCCAGGACACAGAACTCATCTCCCTCTGCAGTGGTTTAATGGTGCTGACTGCAGGACCAGCTCCACCCTCACTGAGACCTGCTGGAGCTCTGACGGCGCTCTCTGTGCTTTCAGATGGAGGTCATCGTTGGGGAGTTTGGGATCGTGGTGGTTCCTCGTGATGGAGCCGACACGGAGAGGATCATGAACCATTCCTCCATCCTGCGCAAGTTCAAGGTCAGCGCCTGCCAGCTGCAGCCAGCATTCAAGGTAACATTTTCACACTCTGATCTTTGTTTCAGGACAACATCACTGTGGTGAAGGACGCCGTGACCCACCCGATGTCCATCGTCAGCTCCACCAAGAGCAGGTATGACTCCAATCAGCCACAGCTGGCTGGGTTAGCCTGATCGTAGTGTTTGAGCCTCACACACCCTCCATGTGTCCCAGTTCAGGGCCCGCATCCTTCTGACAGCCACAGATCAAAAtacaggttgctaggcaacagcgACAGCATGTAGTTAGAGGCAGGATGTCTTTCACAGGTCAGGACGTGCTGTTCAACACCCATCAGGTCCATGAAAGGCTCACTGTAGATGttagaaatgatgatgatgggcaGTGTTTAAAAtctcacctgacctctgacccctgctgCCCCCCCCAGACTGGCCCTGCAGCACGGTGACGGCCATGTCGTGGACTACCTGAGTCAACCCGTCATCGACTACATCCTGCAGAGTCAGCTGTACATCAACGCCTCTGGATAGAGACGCCCCCGcatgaaaacaggaaacatggagggggggggcatcTGTATAAATATAACCCCTCCCCCATCCAAACTTTACTTCCTAGTCTGTCTTCTGTGTCAAACATATACTCTGACAGGAGCATCGGTCTGtctgtgtcatgtgactttaatgtgggggtgggggggcagtgTTTTCTCTCTCAGTTTCTTGATTAAAGCATGACGCACagctgagcatgctcagtgtgaaAACCATGACAGGCTAACAGGGCTTCATGCAAGAACCGCCAGGGTGTGACCAGGACCCGATCTGGGTCAATGAGCTGACCAGATCCTAAATCTTAGTCTAAACTGACCCGTCCAATCCGGCACGCCTCCAAACGGCGCCGCATCTCCCCATGTGACAGACATCATACTGCACATGCTCAGATTGCTTCTGACCCGCTCAGGTACCCACTGATAATCAATGTGCAATACCACAGACGGCCACCAGAGGCTGGTTCAGATGGAAACACCAACCTGACAAGCCTCTCTGCCTTTTTCTCTGCCATGACCACAGGGGGGCAGCAGATACATTAGATGTGATCCTCCCAGTAAAATTGACTCCGATACGCCTGACACCATGAATGTGTTCCAGCTCCACACCTGGACCCTCAGGGCGTCCATCTTTGTTCACAGCTCGAGTTCTGGCATGAAGTCCGCcgctctccttcctcctgcttcaATCCGCAGGCCAcaggtaaccatagcaacagctGCGGTAAAACTTTGACCTGGAGTTCAGGGGAGTTTAAACACATTAAGAGATGTCAGGGCACCGTTGGACATGATGAAGGCGATGACGATGGTTTGTAAAGCTCagatcctcagcagcagcagcagcagccatgttgttgttgttgttgttgttgttgttgttgttgtggggtTTTCCTCTTTGTTCGCTCCTGTTCTTACACTGCATGCGTAGACATTTGGTTTGGCATGAATGTTTATCACTCGTTAGGTTCTGTTGTGAACgtgtttgcaaaaaaaaaaaagtgacaaagaaaaaataaacgTACAGAAATCTACGAACAAACCCAGGCTGCAGTGGGACCGCCGGCTCCCACGCCTCTGCATTCCCTGTCCACTGTAAACGTACGGGTTCatccatgagtgtgtgtgtgtctgtgtgtgtgtgtgtgtgtgtgtgtgtgtgtgtgtgtgtgtgtgtgagtgtgtgtgtgagtgtgtgtgtgtgtgagtgtgtgtgtgtgtctgtgagtgtctgtgtgtgtgtgtctgtgtctgtgtgtgtgtgtctgtgtgtgtgtgtctgtgtgtgtgtgtcatgttttcctgcttttctgtataaatctgcttttcattgtGCTGGTTTCTTCTGATTGTAAACTGTGAGGCACTGGAatgtcatttaaatgtgtgagtgtgtgagtgtgagtctctgtgcgtgtgtgtgtgtgtgtgtgtggattattCAGCACAAATATGCATTTAAGTTGTTGACAGACAAACATCTGAGAACAGATCATGAAGTTTTGAATGTTCAGACTTGTGTTCGTAGGTTTAACCTGTGCTATGTTCAAGCGCCCCCtgctgccaaaataaaacatttctttgaCAATATCAACTCAGTCCACTTATTAACCCTGtccaggccagactcagtcatccaggtgtttgtactgtagaagaggtcagagcggtgaacctGGTGGAGCTGATGGTGTAATGTgtttgttagcttagcattagcttttagcttctggtgatcatgttcaggcttcaaacatccTAAAGTGGAGTTCATCAGTGAAGAACTACACCTGAGAGGATCAATGACTTTATTGATTTACTGCAGGGTCCAGATCAGAAAAAGAAGCCATGAAAGTCAGAAACCAGCATAAGGGCCGGTCAAAGGTCTGACAAGAAGAAGGCACTaaaatgtaactgtgtgtgtgtgtgtgtggttttataCAGTTAACCCAGGTCTAGCtgataaggtgtgtgtgtgagatcaggTGTGGTGTTGACACGGCAACAGGAACAGACCGGGCgtggcgtctgtgtgtgtgtaagcaggcgctggcagggtgtgtgtgatggatcatggtgtgtgtgtgtctgaggttcaGGGTGTGTCTGCTGTCATACCTGCAGCCCCAGGACACagtttttacaaacacacacatccagctgtGTTCCAGCGGGAATGCAGGGCAGGCGGAGGAGTGGCTGCGTTTCTACGGTGGCCCTGAGATCTCAAAGCCCCGCAGACTGTTTGGGTCAGAGTTTCCACTGAAACACAGCCTGCATTCACagaaacatcattttatttctggGGTTCTGAAAAGTCTTTGTGTCcttccagaacacacacacacacacactcacacacacagcctgacagagCAGCCGTCATaccctctgactgtgtgtgtgtgtgaatcacatGTGAGTAAGTGAGGGCAGTACATGCAGCATGCTCAGACCTGCAGCCCAGGACTTAAAGCCGGCGCCTCCAGCAGCCGGACAGGATTCTCTGGGATCTGATCTGAGGATTCAGGCGACATGAGGAGCGGACTGGTTTCACTCTGCgggctgctggctgctgtctgctgcGTCCGGGCGACCTACACGTATCACTGTgagtgtttcttcttcttctctgagccCAGCTGGATGTAAAGACCCGGGTTTACCTGGGAACTGGTCTTAAAGTGACCAGGAGCTGTGATCAGCTCTGCGGGGTCTTTGTGgtggactgtccctttaagtgtGGACTCCTGATGATGTGTGTTGTTTCTGGTGTGAGGAGCAGTGTCTGGTTGTGAgctgtgtttgtggatgttgtTCAGACTCCAGCGACATTTCACAGCAGGGTGTGTCAAGATGGCCGCTCTTCATGTACATGAAGCTCACAGCTCGGCCGCTCCGTGCAGATGAGAAGCTCTGATCCAACTTTTAGATTTACTGAATAAAAAGTTTAAAGGGCCACAAAGACCTGACCTACAGAGGGACGGCTGACAGCAGACActgcagggacagacagagggggacacAGAGAGGGGACACATGAATACACCAGACAGATCCCAGTGTGAGGACGAGcgaggacacaaacagacacaaagtcCTGATAAATGAGCTTCAGGAGACACCCACAGGTGAGGCTGCTGGGGCTGCCTGGCACACAGTCTACATGTTTATGGATTTATATTCAGATGTTTCTGAGGTAAACCTTTATGAGTTCCTGGATCTTTGAGCCTGTTGTTCTTCTGCCGGCTGTGTGAGCAGACGTTAGTGTttcatgacatcacagagctgtgtgtgtgatcagagaTGCTACTGATGTGTCTCCTGTTGTCAGCTTTAAACAGACACGCCGTCTGCTGAGCAGCATGAACTCAGAGGAACGGTTCGTGTTAGATCCTGTTTGTCGGTCTGTATCAGTGTGATGAGGTGTGCTGAATGaaggtgtgtgtttgggtgtgtctCCTAGTTTTTGTTCCCTCTGGGGAAACTTTCTGTGTTATGAATCTCAGCTGTCTGCAGGCGGTGCTCAGCTGTAGTTATGACGGAGTGAGTCACAGGCAGTCAGCGATCGGTGAAGTGATCACAAGTGAAGGGCTCAGGCCGGACGATCGGTCAGAGTCCTACACACCTCACATGGTGATGTTCTCCGGCTGGTGTTTCTTCATGTCTGTGACGCTCAGGTTGAACCATGAAAAAGCAGAGAAGGAGCCGGTAGGAGCTGCGATGAGGAGTTCAAACACCACCTGCAGTGTCAGAGATGGTCTAAGTGTTAAAAGCAAGTGTAAACagtaataatcatttttaaacctcCTCTAAACTGATCTGTTCAGATTCTTGCTCTCCAGAGGATGAACCTTTGAGGGACACACAGATCTTCCCTCATTTATATTTGCACCACCTCCACAGAGGATGAACCCTCTCCATGTTCATCCACCTCCAGAAGGATCTTATAGTCTTAGCAGATCTTCCAGGTCACCACATTAGACATCCAGTCCGGTTCTGATTCCTGCTCATCAGAGGATGAACCCAGGAGATTATCCTCAAGCAGAAGTTACCTTTAGTGGCACCTTAATAACTTGTAACTTGTAAAATCACACGAGACATCATCAGCCCGGACAGAGAAGGGAGTTAATAAAGCTGTAAAAATCAGaggttccacttcctgtttcctcctgcagCCGTGCTGCGCTGTGAGTGTAACGGGAGGTCCCGGTACTGCCTGAGGGACGCCGGGGGCCTGCACTGCGTCGACTGTCAGGGAAACACCGAGGGCCGCCACTGTGAGCGCTGCAAGGACGGCTtctaccagcagggggcgggACTGAGCTGCACGCCCTGCCACTGTAACCCCGCAGGTGAGAGCGCCCCCGTCCTGATGACGTCATCAGTCTGCTCAGGTGGAGCACGTGTGTCGTGGTCTGAACGCCTTGTTTCCCTTCAGGGTCTATCAGTGccacatgtgacagcagggggcgctgcagctgcagagagggcGTCACCGGGGACAACTGTGACCGCTGCCCCGATGGACCGATCGGACCGCAGGGCTGCTCACAGAGGTGAGGAAAGGCCGCATCAGCTGACTCCAGTCCTCTAACGGACGCGTTGCTTCATCTGCCCTTCAGCTGATGCTTTCGTTTATTGATCCGTACAAACacgtcctcttcttcttctgcggcCATCCTTCACTGCACTTCTCTaacctgctgttgtttttcaggCGTCAGCTCAGAGAGGATTCTGGGAGTTTGAGccgtttgtgtttctgttacgGCCACAGCAGACAATGTTCTCCACAGTCGGATTACTCCATCCacaccatcacctccaccttcaccaaTAGTAAGCCctcacttcaaaataaaagacctgtacactttcaaaataaaagcagcccaGTTAAGCCCTGTTTGTTGTCTGTCAGGTCCGGAGGGCTGGTGGGCGGCGACCGCGCAGGGCGTGGCCTCGGGCGACATTCTTTTCCGCTGGTCACCCAAACACCAGGACCTGGAGGTGATCTCCAAAAACAGCCTGCCAGTTTACCTGTACGCCCCAGGTGAGTAAGCCCCGCCCCCTGTGTCacctgctccctcctccttgctTCCTTTCCTCCTGACCTGGTGTCTCCTGCTGCAGACCCTTACCTGGGTAACCAGGTGCTGAGTTATGGTCAGAACTTGTCATTTTCGTTGCGTCTGGACCGTGGCGTCCGCCACCCATCGACCCAGGATGTGATACTGGAAGGTGCTGGTTTAACCGTGTCCGCTTCACTGGGCGACCTGCGATCCATTGTCCCCTGTGGACAGAAGATTTCCTACAGCTTCAGGTCAGAGGGTTAAACTGTCAGAGTCTGATTTGAGGTAAGAAGAATCACCTCAGCGACACTGAAGCACTGACGTTTGTCTGACGAACAGGTTGGACGAACAGCCcggcagcaggtggaggcctCAGCTCTCCTCCTTCCAGTTCCAGAGACTTCTGCAGAACCTGACTGCCATCAAGATCCGAGCCACATTTGGAGAAAACGGTGAGACTTCTTCcactttgtgtctttttctctttaaataaaGTTCAGGCTGACCCTGCGCTGGTCCATTGGACAGGATGGAGGAGGTTCCTGGTATGTTCGTGGTGTCAGTAGTTGACCTGTTGTTCGTTTAATCTTCTTAGGACGTGGTTACCTTGACAACGTGAAGCTAGTGTCTGCGAGCCGTGAGGACGGTGTCCCGGCCAGTTGGGTGCAGACCTGCAGCTGCCCGCCAGGATATGAGGGTGACTTCTGTGAACACTGCTCAGCTGGTTTCAGGCGGCGGGTCCCTGCAGATGCAGCTTTCAGCCCCTGCGAGCCCTGCAGCTGCAAAGGAGGCAGCTGTGACCCGCTCACTGGAGACTGCTACTCTGCTGATGAGACACCCGGAGAGCGGACCTGCCCAGAGGGGTTCTACAGACACCCCAGACAGCGGGAGACCTGTGTGAAGTGTCCATGTGCAGAGGGCGTGTCCTGCTCGCTGGACCCTGGATCGTTGGAGCCTCGCTGTGATCGCTGTCCACCAGGAACCACCGGTGAGTCCACACTGCAGGCAggctgtcctctgtctgtccctgtggaGGGAACGTCTTCTTCCTCGCACAGCCATCAGTCCACATCTGTCAGGCTCTCCATCCTCCTGACACcgacatctgctgctgctgggcggACGGCCTTCACCGGCCTTAATGACCCTAATGATgatattgttgtgtgtttttcctcaggGCCTCGCTGTGATGTCTGTCAGGATGGTTTCTACGGCGACCCTGCGGGCACTGAGGGCGTGCGGCGGCCCTGCAGGCCCTGTCAGTGTAATGGTCACGCTGATGTCAGCGTGGCAGGAAGCTGCGACCGCAGCAGCGGCAGGTGTCTGAAGTGTATGAACAACACGAAGGGGTTTAACTGCGAGGAGTGTCTGAGAGGATTCTACCACAGCCGACCCACTGACGCCTGCAAATGTATGGACCCCAGAGTGGATTCTCAGCTCCTCAGTCCTACACTGTCTGACTCAGTCTTATTCTGTTCCCTCTGTCCTGTTGAGCAGCGTGTCACTGTGACGCTCAGGGCTCTGAGTCTGAGCAGTGCGATGACTTCGGTCGCTGTCGGTGCAGACCAGGATTTGAGGGTCTGAGGTGCCACCAGTCCGACTGTCCTGCCTGCTTCAGCCCCGTCAAAGCAAAGGTAGAGCTCAGTACCATACCTATTGTAGGCTTCGAGAGTCTGATGAAGTCTGGGGTTtgtgcagcgccccctggtgtgGAGGCTGAGGCTTACATTTTATCTCCTGTATTTCAGATGGAGGCCTACGCTGCCAAActgaaggagctggaggctCTGTTCTCAGACGTGGATGGAGGTTTCAAACCCTCCAACAGTGCTGAGGTGGAGGCAGCActgagagctgcagaggagctggtGACCGACCTGCAGGACAACACCGAGCAGCTCGCAGGTCGTTCATGAGGCCACCTGCTGGCTCACAGGAGCTACCAACACTTTTAACTTTTAACAGAACACAAAGTGACAAAATGACGCTGTCTGTGTCTAACAGAGCtggagaggaggctgcagggcCGTCTGTCCACCATCAGCAGGAATCAGCTGGCCGAGGAGCAGGACATCCAGAACATCGCGGACACAGCTGACGCCATCAAGCGGCAGCAGGAGGCCTACAAGgcgaaggtggaggaggtgcaggCGCTGATGGAGGAGATGAAACGCAAACTGCAGGAGGCCAAGCGTGACCTCAGGACCGCTGTAAGTCACCACATAGGTTTGACTAACATTAGGACATCAGGACTCTAGAGGGACATGTTGAGAGACAGTCCACAACATTTATAGTTACAGGAGAAGGCAGAAACCTTGTTCCAGAGTCAGTGGTGTGTTTCTATACGAGCCCAGCAGTCCAGACTCTCTGGGACTTTTCCTGAAAGCTCAGTACAagacagaagagacagaagagcTGAGGCGTTTTTGGAAGC
This sequence is a window from Parambassis ranga chromosome 17, fParRan2.1, whole genome shotgun sequence. Protein-coding genes within it:
- the LOC114449602 gene encoding nicotinamide/nicotinic acid mononucleotide adenylyltransferase 2, with translation MTETTKTHVILLSCGSFNPITKGHIHMFEKAREYLHKTGRFIVIGGIISPVHDSYGKPGLVHSRHRLTMCQLAVQSSDWIRVDPWECYQDTWQTTCSVLEHHRDLMKRVTGCILSNVNTPSTTPVIGQPQNQTSPIYQNHNNMNHKPTAIKLWGKISESLGKICCVHPHIERFTFVDENANLGTAMRYEEIELRILLLCGSDLLESFCIPGLWKDSDMEVIVGEFGIVVVPRDGADTERIMNHSSILRKFKDNITVVKDAVTHPMSIVSSTKSRLALQHGDGHVVDYLSQPVIDYILQSQLYINASG
- the lamc2 gene encoding laminin subunit gamma-2, translated to MRSGLVSLCGLLAAVCCVRATYTYHSVLRCECNGRSRYCLRDAGGLHCVDCQGNTEGRHCERCKDGFYQQGAGLSCTPCHCNPAGSISATCDSRGRCSCREGVTGDNCDRCPDGPIGPQGCSQRRQLREDSGSLSRLCFCYGHSRQCSPQSDYSIHTITSTFTNSPEGWWAATAQGVASGDILFRWSPKHQDLEVISKNSLPVYLYAPDPYLGNQVLSYGQNLSFSLRLDRGVRHPSTQDVILEGAGLTVSASLGDLRSIVPCGQKISYSFRLDEQPGSRWRPQLSSFQFQRLLQNLTAIKIRATFGENGRGYLDNVKLVSASREDGVPASWVQTCSCPPGYEGDFCEHCSAGFRRRVPADAAFSPCEPCSCKGGSCDPLTGDCYSADETPGERTCPEGFYRHPRQRETCVKCPCAEGVSCSLDPGSLEPRCDRCPPGTTGPRCDVCQDGFYGDPAGTEGVRRPCRPCQCNGHADVSVAGSCDRSSGRCLKCMNNTKGFNCEECLRGFYHSRPTDACKSCHCDAQGSESEQCDDFGRCRCRPGFEGLRCHQSDCPACFSPVKAKMEAYAAKLKELEALFSDVDGGFKPSNSAEVEAALRAAEELVTDLQDNTEQLAELERRLQGRLSTISRNQLAEEQDIQNIADTADAIKRQQEAYKAKVEEVQALMEEMKRKLQEAKRDLRTAEFPLGDDPLGSNLFSSLAQTATSLADKHQTKADTVEQIAGEALSDSQKSLNLVRALMNRENKVKELIGDLKSMYDQTSAQVKALENQAVRVSGEARDESKMADSMLKDIARLQRDIPSGLAEAVDAMVSRLDGVKEAVDENMSGLGTLQDDVQRDKAATEDLLQTGKAAQQDFNNLLDRVNEAKAVTEDALQRIDSNTKELDGVLSTLRGFDQDIDSSKALADAAIKRLPGINATIQQAVTNNTETLSVLEDVSKDYDSAQGTINVLKNLADSLERTSASLPPHTVLLDDASTLNGEVKDLKTKAVDVAGDVALEQDDARRLQVDAEEGAVGAAAAFNNARQAREAVGQTLRDITKLLANTNQPAVLDETLLKRLEDSLAGAQRDVEGSLRPRLRDMEDQEAAQRRRLTRINLDIDTILADISNLEDILRAVPEGCYNSPPIEEA